A single window of Ictalurus furcatus strain D&B chromosome 3, Billie_1.0, whole genome shotgun sequence DNA harbors:
- the vps37c gene encoding vacuolar protein sorting-associated protein 37C yields MEKLQDLGQSELQDLLDNSERVEVMALESDEIQNIQLEREMALASNRSLAEQNLDMKPRLERDRERLVGKYNELEDVRERYKQHCALRDGIMGQVSPEGLLSRLQAEGANTEAESEVLADEFLEGSLPLDSFLERFHSLRCLAHRRRVCIEKLQEILRQRNQGAAESCVISEPCSNPEAGSVSPWQQQQPQQQPQQKPSVSVNPPNCALPYTPYPVSAPSQSCSASTATPSNPTGAFQPYSSQAAAFTPSSGYPAARLAFAPPTCPYPTQPAFPAHQGPPFGQFGPSNAPYPSPYPYGGYSYPMGSNMPPSQSPTGRPLYRPGFGVPQPYS; encoded by the exons ATGGAGAAACTTCAGGATCTCGGACAATCCGAGTTACAGGATCTGCTGGATAACTCGGAGCGGGTGGAGGTAATGGCACTGGAGTCAGATGAG ATCCAGAACATTCAACTGGAAAGGGAAATGGCTCTGGCTTCCAACCGCAGCCTGGCTGAACAGAACCTCGACATGAAACCTCGGCTGGAGAGAGATCGAGAACGGCTGGTGGGGAAATATAATGAACTGGAGGATGTAAGGGAGAGATACAAACAGCACTGCGCTCTCAGAG ATGGGATTATGGGCCAGGTGTCCCCTGAGGGGTTGTTATCTCGTCTACAGGCAGAGGGCGCCAACACAGAGGCAGAGTCTGAG GTTCTAGCTGATGAGTTTCTAGAGGGTTCCTTGCCACTAGACTCCTTCCTTGAGCGCTTCCACTCTCTTCGCTGCCTGGCTCACAGAAGACGTGTCTGCATCGAGAAGCTGCAAGAGATTCTGCGCCAGAGGAACCAAGGAGCCGCGGAGTCTTGTGTGATATCAGAGCCGTGCTCCAATCCAGAGGCCGGATCGGTGTCACCGTGGCAACAGCAGCAACCCCAGCAACAGCCACAGCAAAAACCCAGCGTGAGCGTCAACCCGCCCAACTGTGCCCTGCCGTACACTCCATACCCTGTTTCTGCTCCTAGTCAGTCCTGTTCGGCCTCTACAGCCACCCCCTCCAACCCCACAGGTGCTTTTCAGCCCTACTCAAGCCAGGCTGCAGCTTTTACTCCATCCTCAGGCTACCCCGCTGCTCGGCTTGCCTTTGCCCCACCCACATGCCCGTACCCCACCCAACCTGCATTTCCAGCTCACCAAGGTCCTCCTTTTGGGCAGTTTGGCCCTAGTAATGCTCCCTACCCCAGCCCCTACCCTTATGGAGGTTATAGTTACCCCATGGGCTCTAATATGCCTCCTTCTCAGTCACCTACAGGTAGGCCACTTTATAGGCCAGGCTTTGGTGTACCACAGCCGTACTCCTGA
- the LOC128605980 gene encoding T-cell surface glycoprotein CD5, which yields MCFSAKLLMDRVLLLVLMPTALGISTSTSSQISKIVSTPTYSTPPETTSEPQTIHKPNIVVLPPVVGRIKVNWIKTNPCQGYILFFINFTQRATYLCSNNDKITNTDLGNELCEERRCGEFLGFRNSYTIGYMIHENLTATSDIHCKRILLTCKDVDSKELVAYKVITGLLLTLIIAVLLCRFAQPTYIAVRKRFSQKRQNRWIGPTQTQSVSYHRGQANYPNNNTMKRQSYPGLERLTVNPSREPSSNRNSDYDSYGG from the exons ATGTGTTTTTCAGCTAAG TTACTGATGGACCGTGTTTTGTTGCTGGTGCTCATGCCCACTGCCCTCGGCATCT CCACAAGTACAAGTTCGCAAATCAGTAAAATTGTTTCTACACCTACTTATTCTACTCCTCCCGAAACTACAAGTGAACCCCAAACCATCCATAAGCCCAACATTGTAGTGCTGCCACCTGTAGTGGGCAGGATAAAGGTGAACTGGATAAAGACCAACCCGTGTCAAGGTTACATACTCTTCTTCATCAATTTTACACAAAGAGCAACGTATCTGTGTTCCAATAATGACAAAATTACAAATACCGACTTGGGTAATGAGTTATGTGAGGAGAGGAGATGTGGAGAGTTCCTTGGTTTCAGGAACAGTTATACGATTGGTTATATGATCCATGAAAACCTAACTGCAACCAGTGACATTCATTGCAAAAGAATACTCCTTACTTGCAaag ATGTAGACAGCAAAGAACTGGTGGCCTATAAAGTAATAACAGGCTTGTTACTGACACTGATCATTGCCGTCCTTCTATGTCGATTTGCACAGCCAACATACATAGCTGTCCGCAAGAGAT TTTCACAGAAGCGGCAGAATCGTTGGATCGGCCCAACACAGACTCAGAGTG tgtcCTACCATAGAGGGCAGGCCAATTATCCCAATAACAATACAATGAAGCGGCAGTCCTATCCTG GTTTGGAAAGACTTACGGTAAATCCCAGCCGAGAGCCATCGTCGAACAGGAACAGTGACTACGACTCATATGGCGGTTAA
- the tmem132a gene encoding transmembrane protein 132A: protein MNMMVTIAQTQPPPSLSLPVQISVLPPWHSLNVSQADLSLLFTNSSPFSFTQSLLLMPPVGTDSKPVLHASFGPYSVTQLVSEPLAPFSVPPVAYLLSKTVEQKWEAERGEGFTVRVLFHMKGDSSRRTCMSLHAFKQTEEQKASCIAQPPLGLCVVTLTLPKDWFKPDQTVQPHQSQRFRQRHPNRPRSRNHSPWGQNFPASLRAKPGILTDMIQLYYSSFGSETNHKMSPPICVADKQSQRKLYYIASLALPDKETKSNKTMQGFSCSNELEQDELWLNSDVLIYYNKGPVQAGQPVGVSLNLRATFSGDFLIVKLKVKKGLLSLQAHPNKISHLWAVKVEKTSGSKHDTISIISHRTGTVRDISGTSALQLVACLSVEGLYRSFGVAMTVPVNWWVEDTMHNRLVSTHGAVTTFFSFVDREIVGIAPITVSNTIMNTAILSSQPVSLPVIVLAVGQDGKVVDITAAVNCQSANEDIVKVSSDCSAAYVDGSESGVGSTCVEVEFSLGMLRGSLCLSVWAPVVPLRISLSDTVLSPIEGWSYYKDSRCIPVYQRATVQILAQFSAQSAQGQLTYMLGSPDWFVDVTDLVHDCLRIENSRVAALHERNYVIGLEPGFTSLNVISSQWDGVLGTADVIVTSEPVAPGDLSVHLVGGLGLSVKSSSSNPSVIIATVTSYNTLYNHGQEASFSVWLQFGDDTANLLSAFSEIPFSLHLSSLAESVVAITPAPLQRVLAQGDGGGPLVKAELLVSTCELVSTHIEMDDIKERGWTRRLAKGSGWIRVNLDTDLWPLESEDSDFEMTDASDTFAELNTNVYRNFEQEQATPKSTNYDENTSNYMIAWDDLERAVLTPNHEENAVDFSPDVENGGGKIENRELVFGVGAVFCLLCISSLLFLVNFMPRVMRELGKRQSKEMRKQTEGEAFTQDEENDDKKSEDNGTW from the exons ATGAACATGATGGTGACAATAG CCCAGACCCAGCCTccaccttctctctccctcccagtCCAAATCTCTGTCCTTCCCCCATGGCACTCTCTCAATGTGTCTCAGGCTGATCTGAGCCTCCTCTTCACCAACTCCAGCCCTTTCTCCTTTACGCAGTCTCTGCTGCTTATGCCTCCTGTAGGAACTGATTCTAAACCAGTCCTCCATGCTTCTTTTGGTCCTTACTCTGTGACTCAG cTTGTTTCTGAACCTTTAGCTCCGTTTTCTGTACCTCCTGTCGCATACCTGCTTTCCAAAACAGTTGAACAAAAGTGGGAAGCTGAACGAGGGGAAGGTTTTACAGTCAGAGTGTTGTTCCACATGAAAGGTGACTCAAGCAGAAGAACATGTATGAGCCTTCATGCTTTCAAACAGACAGAAGAACAGAAAGCATCCTGCATTGCCCAG CCTCCTCTAGGGCTGTGTGTGGTCACCCTGACTTTACCCAAAGACTGGTTTAAGCCTGATCAGACAGTTCAACCACACCAGAGCCAAAGATTCAGACAACGCCATCCAAACAGACCCCGATCCCGTAACCACAGCCCATGGGGACAAAACTTCCCAGCATCTCTAAGGGCGAAACCTGGAATCCTTACTGATATGATCCAGCTCTACTACTCTTCTTTTGGCAGTGAAACCAACCACAAGATGTCACCTCCTATATGTGTGGCGGACAAACAGTCACAGAGAAAACTGTACTACATTGCATCTCTGGCTCTTCCTGATAAAGAAACCAAAAGTAACAAAACAATGCAAGGTTTTTCCTGCTCCAATGAACTTGAACAGGATGAGCTATGGCTGAATTCAGATGTACTGATTTACTATAACAAGGGGCCTGTGCAAGCTGGACAACCAGTTGGAGTCTCATTAAATCTAAGGGCGACTTTTAGTGGAGATTTCCTCATTGTGAA GCTTAAAGTGAAGAAAGGGTTGCTGTCACTACAAGCCCATCCAAACAAAATCTCTCACCTGTGGGCTGTTAAAGTGGAGAAGACATCAGGCTCCAAACATGACACAATTTCCATAATCTCTCACAGAACTGGTACTGTTCGGGACATAAGTGG CACCTCGGCTCTGCAACTGGTGGCCTGTCTCTCAGTTGAAGGCTTATACAGGAGCTTTGGAGTTGCAATGACAGTTCCAGTAAATTGGTGGGTGGAGGACACAATGCATAACAGACTGGTTTCAACACATGGGGCAGTAACAACTTTCTTCTCCTTTGTGGACAGAGAGATAGTGGGCATTGCTCCCATCACAGTG AGCAACACAATAATGAACACAGCCATCTTGTCTAGCCAACCAGTTTCCCTCCCAGTCATAGTACTAGCGGTTGGGCAGGATGGCAAAGTAGTAGATATTACCGCAGCAGTAAACTGTCAATCAGCCAATGAAGACATTGTCAAG GTATCAAGTGATTGCTCTGCTGCTTATGTTGATGGAAGTGAATCCGGGGTGGGCAGTACCTGTGTAGAGGTGGAGTTTTCTCTGGGCATGCTCAGAGGTTCTTTATGCCTATCTGTGTGGGCTCCAGTAGTTCCTCtccgtatctctctctctgacactgtcCTGAGCCCCATTGAGGGCTGGAGCTACTACAAAGACAGCAG atGCATTCCAGTTTATCAAAGGGCCACCGTACAGATTCTTGCACAATTCAGTGCCCAGTCAGCCCAGGGACAACTTACCTACATGCTTGGATCACCGGACTGGTTTGTGGATGTAACAGACCTGGTTCATGATTGCCTGAGGATAGAGAACTCTCGTGTCGCAGCTCTTCATGAGCGAAATTATGTGATTGGATTAGAGCCTGGATTTACTTCACTAAAT GTGATATCTAGTCAGTGGGATGGGGTGCTTGGCACTGCTGATGTCATTGTGACCTCTGAACCTGTGGCCCCTGGTGACCTTTCTGTACATTTAGTGGGTGGTCTTGGTCTGTCGGTCAAATCAAGCTCTTCAAATCCTTCTGTCATCATAGCAACTGTGACTTCTTATAACACACTCTATAACCACGGACAA GAAGCTTCTTTTAGTGTTTGGCTACAGTTTGGTGATGACACTGCCAATCTGCTCTCTGCATTTAGTGAAATACCTTTCTCTCTACATTTATCCTCACTGGCTGAGTCTGTGGTTGCAATAACACCTGCCCCATTGCAGCGTGTCCTTGCACAAGGAGATGGTGGAGGGCCACTTGTGAAAGCAGAGCTTCTGGTCTCCACCTGTGAGCTCGTGTCTACCCACATTGAGATGGATGATATCAAAGAGAGAGGTTGGACTCGGAGACTGGCCAAAGGATCAGGCTGGATAAGGGTGAACCTAGATACAGACCTCTGGCCTCTAGAAAGTGAAGATTCTGACTTTGAGATGACTGATGCATCAGATACGTTTGCAGAGTTAAACACAAATGTGTATCGTAACTTTGAACAGGAACAAGCAACCCCTAAGTCCACTAACTATGATGAAAATACAAGCAATTACATGATTGCCTGGGATGATTTGGAGCGGGCAGTGTTGACACCCAACCATGAAGAAAATGCAGTGGATTTTTCTCCTGATGTTGAGAACGGAGGAGGGAAAATTGAAAACCGAGAGTTAGTATTTGGAGTTGGAGCTGTCTTCTGTTTGCTATGTATCTCCTCCCTTCTGTTCTTAGTCAACTTCATGCCACGTGTGATGAGGGAACTTGGGAAGAGACAAAGTAAAGAAATGAGgaaacagacagagggagaggcaTTTACTCAGGACGAGGAGAATGATGATAAGAAATCAGAGGACAATGGGACATGGTAA